From a single Nothobranchius furzeri strain GRZ-AD chromosome 9, NfurGRZ-RIMD1, whole genome shotgun sequence genomic region:
- the LOC107374126 gene encoding uncharacterized protein has protein sequence MKMSYCSPLQLQESSLMFDCESPMKKSETHNPSSDPGYASASSSLSPTSSVDSFCFSPSSLHQALGNEQDALSSFFFCCSEEPPPAQQTLRSSRSTSAPAVPLKKSRSRYPGDKRQTASEREKLRMRDLTRALKHLRTYLPPSVAPPGQNLTKIETLHLTIRYISYLSEQLGLSEEVLQQRRSFGYVEKVQTLNQFLGHQPSGSYSSQELRDDSVNAEQHSYQRSILAASGTTRTCHLQRTVLKNSPVSNQSTIFPTKRNLKLIYEPNSTKNKHYLSFNLSCLLILHTTLQLSAGRANQAAERPPLGGVTADLLPAVTSTSCVNRSHLSEKVGLKRALYKLQV, from the exons ATGAAGATGTCCTACTGCTCTCCACTCCAGCTCCAGGAGAGCTCTCTGATGTTTGATTGTGAGTCTCCTATGAAGAAATCTGAGACTCACAATCCATCTTCTGATCCTGGttatgccagcgccagcagcagcCTGTCTCCCACATCCTCGGTGGACTCCTTCTGCTTCTCTCCCTCTTCCCTTCACCAGGCTTTAGGAAATGAACAAGATGCCTTGAGCAGCTTCTTCTTCTGCTGTTCAGAGGAACCTCCTCCTGCTCAGCAGACTCTACGCTCCTCCAgatccacctctgcaccagcagttCCATTAAAGAAGTCCAGGTCCAGGTATCCTGGTGACAAACGCCAGACTGCCAGTGAGAGGGAGAAGCTGAGGATGAGGGATCTGACCAGAGCTCTGAAACATCTCAGAACATACCTTCCACCCTCTGTGGCTCCACCGGGACAGAACCTAACCAAGATCGAGACGCTGCACCTCACCATCCGATACATCTCCTACCTGTCGGAGCAGCTGGGCCTCAGCGAGGAGGTGCTGCAGCAGAGGAGGTCATTTGGCTATGTGGAGAAGGTCCAAACTCTCAACCAGTTCCTGGGTCACCAACCGTCAGGAAGCTACAGTTCACAGGAGCTCAGAGATGACTCTGTGAACGCTGAGCAGCATTCCTATCAG AGATCCATCCTGGCTGCTTCAGGAACAACCAGAACCTGTCATCTTCAGAGGACAGTGTTAAAGAACAGTCCAGTCTCAAACCAGTCCACGATCTTTCCCACAAAACGAAACCTTAAGTTAATATATGAGCCGAACTCTACAAAA AATAAACACTATTTATCCTTCAACCTGTCCTGTTTGCTCATCCTCCACACGACGCTGCAGCTGTCAGCAGGACGTGCTAACCAGGCAGCTGAAAGACCCCCGCTGGGAGGGGTGACAGCTGACCTGCTGCCAGCGGTCACCTCCACTTCCTGTGTGAACCG TTCACACTTGAGTGAGAAAGTGGGACTGAAGCGTGCTTTATACAAGCTGCAGGTATAA